From a region of the Castanea sativa cultivar Marrone di Chiusa Pesio chromosome 10, ASM4071231v1 genome:
- the LOC142612806 gene encoding uncharacterized protein LOC142612806, with translation MEPIQNFQFLRFDCPTTSCIFLSKKPLPTKPFIGYSKTQLCFSHQHHSLHKPITSKISTNQQTSTISYLINSCGLLPETASLVSQKVHLQTPEKANSVLALLRNHGFSQTQISNLIRKRPLLLLADPENTLLPKLEFFHSIGASSTDLARVLTADPTLLTRSLENQIVPCYNFLKSVLSSDKKIVTALKRTSWIFLEDHTKNLIPNIAFLRELGVPESCIVLLLSHFPEALMQKHDNFGHIVNEVKEMGFDPMKSTFVLAIHAISGKGNKSIWERCYEVYRRWGWSKDEILLAFRKHPHCMILSEKKIMRAMDFFVNKMGWPSKMIAKCPVVLLFSLERRIVPRCSVIQVLSLKGLVKKDMSLTTVLLPVEESFLERFVTRFQEEIPQLMSVYQGKVYLESII, from the coding sequence ATGGAACCAATCCAGAATTTCCAGTTTCTGAGATTTGATTGTCCTACAACTTCTTGCATATTTCTCTCCAAGAAACCATTGCCAACCAAACCATTTATAGGATATTCAAAAACCCAACTTTGTTTCTCTCATCAGCATCACTCACTTCACAAACCCATCACTTCAAAAATCTCTACAAACCAACAAACTTCCACAATCTCTTACCTCATAAACTCATGTGGGTTGCTTCCAGAGACAGCTTCTCTGGTATCCCAAAAGGTACACTTGCAAACCCCAGAAAAAGCAAACTCTGTCTTGGCCCTTTTAAGAAACCATGGATTCTCCCAAACCCAGATCTCAAATCTTATCAGGAAACGCCCTCTGCTTCTTTTGGCTGATCCTGAGAATACCCTTTTGCCCAAGCTTGAGTTTTTCCACTCTATAGGTGCTTCAAGCACTGACCTTGCTAGAGTTCTCACTGCTGACCCAACCCTTTTGACTAGGAGCTTGGAGAACCAAATTGTACCCTGTTATAACTTCCTCAAGAGTGTGCTTTCAAGCGATAAAAAGATTGTTACTGCTTTGAAGCGCACCTCATGGATTTTCCTTGAAGATCATACAAAGAATTTGATACCAAATATTGCGTTTTTGAGGGAGCTAGGTGTGCCTGAGTCTTGTATTGTGTTGTTGTTATCTCATTTTCCTGAGGCTTTGATGCAAAAGCATGATAATTTTGGTCACATTGTAAATGAGGTTAAGGAAATGGGGTTTGATCCGATGAAATCAACATTTGTGTTAGCTATACACGCTATATCTGGCAAAGGTAACAAATCCATATGGGAAAGGTGTTATGAGGTTTATAGGAGGTGGGGTTGGTCTAAGGATGAGATTCTTTTGGCTTTTAGGAAGCACCCTCATTGTATGATTTTGTcagagaagaaaataatgagAGCTATGGATTTTTTTGTGAACAAGATGGGGTGGCCATCTAAAATGATTGCCAAATGCCCTGTAGTTTTGCTTTTCAGCTTGGAGAGGAGAATTGTTCCGAGGTGTTCAGTTATTCAAGTTTTGTCATTGAAGGGATTGGTAAAGAAAGATATGAGCTTAACTACTGTGTTGCTGCCTGTTGAAGAGTCGTTCTTGGAGAGATTTGTGACCAGATTTCAGGAGGAAATACCTCAATTGATGAGTGTGTATCAAGGGAAGGTGTATCTTGAAAGCATCATTTGA
- the LOC142612238 gene encoding uncharacterized protein LOC142612238, producing MFAFLSSRQLLFITHRNRRTQFQLGLLQKTAFFSIKSFSSLGLSEPKQQTEAQRHSFTVSYLINSCGFSPKSALLASQKVHFENPDKPDSVLNLLKQNGFNDTHITKLIRQFPQFLLFDPKNTLLPKIEFFRSIGISTSDLPGILSTSPDLLKRSLKNHLIPCYDILKSLLVENEKVIKTLRRSHWSLQYITISIVPNVELLREVGVPQSNISFLVTTCPFVASIQPSKLVKAIQEVKEMGIDPSKIVFVQAIVVVLTLKKPIWEYKFEIFKRWGWSKEDTLLAFKKDPNFMRLSEKNIMKTMNFLVNKLGRPSTDIARNPVVLHLSLEKRIIPRCSVLQILVAKDLVKDGLSFSSFLFLNEKSFLEKYVSKFQDISPQLLSLYQNKMDLLDVEIQFEKVGEPKQLCLSEPEQQNEAQRHSFTVSYLINSCGFSPKSALSASKNVHFENPDKPDSVLNLLKRNRFNDTHITKLIKINPRNQCGNINSRFSRRWGWSKEDTLIAFKKDPSFMGLSDKNIMKKMNFLVDKLGRPSTDIARNPVVLHLSLEKRIIPRCSVIQILIAKDLVKDDLSFSSFLLVNEKSFLKKYVSKFQDFAPQLLSLYQNKMDLLDVEIQFEKVGETKQL from the exons ATGTTTGCTTTTCTCTCTTCAAGACAGCTACTTTTTATCACACATAGGAATAGGAGGACCCAATTTCAATTGGGTCTTCTTCAGAAAACTGCTTTCTTTAGCATCAAATCATTTTCTTCATTAGGTTTATCTGAACCAAAACAACAAACTGAAGCTCAAAGACATTCTTTTACAGTGTCTTATCTCATAAACTCATGTGGGTTCTCACCAAAATCTGCTCTTTTAGCATCCCAAAAGGTACACTTTGAAAACCCGGATAAACCAGATTCAGTGCTTAATCTTCTCAAACAGAATGGATTCAACGATACCCACATCACAAAACTTATCAGGCAATTCCCAcagtttcttttatttgatcCTAAGAATACCCTTTTGcccaaaattgagtttttccGTTCAATAGGGATTTCAACCTCTGACCTACCTGGAATCCTCAGTACAAGCCCTGACCTACTGAAAAGGAGCTTGAAGAACCATCTTATTCCTTGCTATGATATCCTCAAGAGTTTGCTTGTTGAGAATGAGAAGGTCATTAAAACTTTGCGGCGCTCGCATTGGTCTTTACAATACATAACTATCAGTATTGTTCCAAATGTTGAACTTCTGAGAGAAGTTGGAGTGCCTCAATCCAACATCTCTTTCTTGGTGACTACTTGTCCCTTTGTAGCATCCATCCAACCTAGTAAGTTAGTAAAAGCTATCCAGGAGGTTAAGGAAATGGGTATTGATCCTTCTAAAATTGTGTTTGTGCAAGCAATCGTTGTGgttttgacattaaaaaaaccaATATGGGAATataaatttgagattttcaagAGGTGGGGTTGGTCTAAGGAGGATACTCTCCTAGCATTTAAAAAGGATCCAAATTTTATGCGATTATCAGAGAAGAATATCATGAAAACAATGAATTTCCTTGTGAATAAATTGGGACGGCCATCAACAGATATTGCTAGAAATCCTGTGGTTCTGCATTTAAGCTTGGAGAAGAGGATTATCCCTAGGTGTTCAGTACTTCAAATTTTGGTTGCCAAGGATTTGGTCAAGGATGGTTTGAGCTTTTcatctttcttatttttgaatGAGAAGTCCTTTTTGGAGAAGTATGTGAGCAAATTTCAGGACATTTCTCCTCAATTGTTGAGTTtgtatcaaaataaaatggatctTCTGGATGTAGAAATTCAATTTGAGAAGGTAGGTGAGCCTAAACAGTTGT GTTTATCTGAACCAGAACAACAAAATGAAGCCCAAAGACATTCTTTTACAGTGTCTTATCTCATAAACTCATGTGGGTTCTCACCAAAATCTGCTCTTTCAGCATCCAAAAATGTACACTTTGAAAACCCGGATAAACCAGATTCAGTGCTTAATCTTCTCAAACGGAATCGATTCAACGATACCCACATCACAAAACTTATCAAGATAAACCCAAG AAACCAATGTGGGAATATAAACTCGAGATTTTCAAGGAGGTGGGGTTGGTCTAAGGAGGATACTCTCATAGCATTTAAAAAGGATCCAAGTTTTATGGGATTATCAGATAAGAATAtcatgaaaaaaatgaatttcctTGTGGATAAATTGGGACGGCCATCAACCGATATTGCCAGAAATCCTGTGGTTCTGCATTTAAGCTTGGAGAAGAGGATTATCCCTAGATGTTCagtaattcaaattttgattgcCAAGGATCTGGTCAAGGATGATCTTAGCTTTTCATCTTTCTTACTAGTGAATGAGAAGTCGTTTTTGAAGAAATATGTGAGCAAATTTCAGGACTTTGCTCCCCAATTGTTGAGTTTGTATCAAAATAAGATGGATCTTCTGGATGTAGAAATTCAATTTGAGAAGGTAGGTGAGACTAAACAGctgtaa
- the LOC142612239 gene encoding uncharacterized protein LOC142612239, protein MGLIDDKKHNFTVSFLVISCGLSLERAKHASQRVNFETSERPNLVLNLLKNHGFTNAQISKVVKAEPYLLLSDPAKTLLPKFEFLGSIGLSDSECANIISACPSVLGRSIKNHLMPLYDFFKSIVVRDEKVAKTFKLARRGLSQDVQKNLAPNLAILREIGVPQSSICLLLSCFPSTAFVRHAKFDEIVKEVKNLGFNPKKSAFIHAIHVLASLRKVNWEHRFEVYQRWGWSKDQTLLAFKKHPGCMCLTEERITKAMDFLVNRMGWPSEHISRNPIVLLFSLEKRTIPRCSVFQILLSKGLVKKDSALFTILRRKEKDFLENYVTKFQQNIPQLLEVYQGKSDLLDLGIGSERMSEIKPL, encoded by the exons ATGG GTCTCATAGAtgataaaaaacacaattttactGTGTCATTCCTTGTAATCTCATGTGGGTTGTCTTTAGAAAGGGCTAAACATGCATCTCAAAGGGTAAATTTTGAGACTTCTGAGAGACCAAATTTGGTTCTTAATCTTCTCAAGAACCATGGATTCACCAATGCCCAGATCTCTAAAGTTGTCAAGGCTGAGCCATATTTGCTTTTGTCAGATCCTGCGAAGACCCTTCTGCCCAAATTTGAGTTTTTAGGTTCTATTGGGCTTTCTGACTCAGAATGTGCTAACATAATCTCAGCTTGTCCATCTGTACTGGGTAGAAGCATTAAGAATCATCTTATGCCCTTGTATGACTTCTTCAAGAGTATAGTTGTTAGGgatgaaaaagttgctaaaacTTTCAAGCTAGCTCGCCGGGGTCTTTCTCAGGATGTACAAAAGAATCTTGCTCCCAACTTGGCAATCTTAAGAGAAATTGGAGTGCCTCAGTCTTCCATCTGTCTCTTATTGAGTTGTTTTCCTTCTACAGCATTCGTTAGGCATGCTAAGTTTGATGAGATTGTCAAGGAGGTAAAAAATTTAGGATTCAACCCCAAAAAATCAGCTTTTATCCATGCAATTCATGTACTTGCTTCATTAAGAAAAGTGAACTGGGAGCACAGGTTTGAGGTGTATCAGAGGTGGGGTTGGTCCAAGGATCAGACTCTCTTAGCATTCAAAAAGCATCCGGGTTGTATGTGTTTAACTGAAGAGAGGATCACCAAAGCAATGGACTTCCTTGTGAATAGAATGGGTTGGCCTTCAGAACATATTTCCAGAAATCCAATAGTTTTACTTTTCAGCTTGGAGAAGAGAACTATACCTCGGTgctcagtttttcagatcttgTTATCCAAGGGGTTGGTGAAGAAAGATTCGGCACTATTCACTATCTTAAGACGAAAGGAGAAAGACTTCTTGGAGAACTATGTGAccaaatttcagcaaaatatccCTCAACTGTTGGAGGTCTATCAAGGAAAGTCAGATCTTCTGGATCTAGGAATTGGATCAGAGAGAATGTCTGAAATTAAACCATTGTA